TTGAGGGACAGCCTAATAAGCTTACGCAGATTGTACCCACAGCAGAACGCTGGGTCGACATGGTACACGTTATTGATACGGCCGATTTGACGGATCCTCGTCCGGTGAACATTATTGCCGATGCCATGGAGCAAAAAGTATTGTGTTATTTCGATCAGTAAATCTATCATAACCCTATGAATACAACAAAAGCAGATATACTGCAGCGGCTCCGTGCGGCCGGTGCTGAAAAAAAATGGCTGTCCAGCGAGGCTGTTTGCACGGAGCTGCATATCACCCGCGCGGCGGTGTCCAAGCATGTAAAATCGCTCAAGGACAAGGGGTATCTCATTCAGTCCGCTCCCCGTCGCGGCTATTTGTTTGTTGCTCCGCCGGATCGGTTGTTTCCTGCCGAAATCCGTCATGGATTAAACACAAAAATAGTGGGACAGCAGGAGATTCATTATTACGAGACGACTGAATCTACCAATAGTTGCGCCAAAGAAGCCGCCATTCACCAATGCCCCGAGGGTACGTTGTTTGTGGCTGAAACCCAGTCGAAGGGGCGAGGCAGAATGGGGCGTCACTGGTTTTCCGGAACGGGCACCGCTATCTGTTTCAGCGTCGTACTGCGCCCTGCGGTTTCGCCGGGCTTTGCATCTTTTATCCCCCTGATGGCGGCCGTGGCCGTGGCCGACGGAATCTTAGAGGCAACCGGCCTTCAGCTCGAGGTAAAATGGCCCAACGATTTGCTTTACGAAGGGAAAAAAGCGGTGGGGATTCTGGTGGAGGCCAGTGCCGATTTTGATCGGATTAATCATCTGATTATCGGTGTCGGAATCAATGTCAATACAACAGCGGACCGCTGGCCGGATGAGGTGCGGAATATTGCCACATCGCTGGCGGTCATCGGTGGCAGAACCTATAGCCGAAGCGATGTGCTCAAGGCTGTTCTCGCTCATCTGGAGCAATGGTATGAGCAGAGCCTGAAAGATCAGTTTGCGCTGGTTCATGAACGCTGGTGTGCGATTTCCTGCACGCTGGGACGTCAGGTCTGCATCCGACAGGATCGCGGCGATGTGGAGGGCGTCGCCGAAGCCCTGCTGCCTGAAGGCGGATTGCTGATTCGGCAGGCCGATGGTACGACGACCACGGTGATCTCCGGCGACATTATTCGTTTCGGTACCGCGCCGTAAAAAATAGTCGAGCGGGTATTGCATTGATCACTGCGGGATGGGGTACCAAAGAGCGGCCCGCTCTTTTTGCGTGTTTCAATAATAGTGTTGTCCATTGAGGGGTGATGGTATACATATACTTGCATTATGTTTTTTGCCGTGGATAATCAGCAAACTGTTATGTCTGATTAGATGAAAGCACGGTATATAAATTACTCAAGGAGTAATGAATGCAAATATGGGTTATCGTAATGAGCTTGGTTCTTCTCGTGAGCACGGGGGCAGTGTCTGCCCAGGATGTGACCACAGTTCTTGATTTTAATGTTCCGGAATATGACGGCAATGGAAATCTTAAATCTGAATTACTTGGTGATTCGGCTGATATCTATCCCGATGGTCGTGTTGTTATTAAAAATATCAAAATTGACTCCTATAAAGCGGGACAGGTGGCCTTGCGTATCACGTCTCCGCTATGTGAATACAGCGAGGACAGTAAGTCGGCCTGGTCCGATGCCCCCGTCCGCATTTCCGCCGATAAAATGGTGGTCACAGGCACCGGGTTCTCCTGGGACTCCGGCAGTGAGCGCATGAAGATTTTGAGTGATGTAAAAGTGGTGCTTAAAAATGCAAAAAAACAGGTCAATACGGGAGATGAGTAGGAATATGAAAAAGTGTATAATATCTATGGTTCTAGCGGCGGTCACCATATGTTTGACTCCCGTTGGGTTTGCCCAGCAGGCGGAAGAAGCCGTCACGGTTATCACGTCCGATAAACTGACCTTTGACTATAAAAAGCAGTATGCCCTGTTTGAAGGCAGTGTGGTGGTCACTGATCCCAGTATGCAGCTTTCCGCAGATAACATGATCATCAAGTTCAGTGCCGACAATGAAGT
Above is a genomic segment from Spartobacteria bacterium containing:
- a CDS encoding biotin--[acetyl-CoA-carboxylase] ligase — its product is MNTTKADILQRLRAAGAEKKWLSSEAVCTELHITRAAVSKHVKSLKDKGYLIQSAPRRGYLFVAPPDRLFPAEIRHGLNTKIVGQQEIHYYETTESTNSCAKEAAIHQCPEGTLFVAETQSKGRGRMGRHWFSGTGTAICFSVVLRPAVSPGFASFIPLMAAVAVADGILEATGLQLEVKWPNDLLYEGKKAVGILVEASADFDRINHLIIGVGINVNTTADRWPDEVRNIATSLAVIGGRTYSRSDVLKAVLAHLEQWYEQSLKDQFALVHERWCAISCTLGRQVCIRQDRGDVEGVAEALLPEGGLLIRQADGTTTTVISGDIIRFGTAP